gcagcagtaatgtcgctacagttgccatccgaacgtcacctttggTGCCAAACCAAGCTACcttcatataaattataaaaccatATACGCAACTACTTTTACAGATTTACCGTCGTCGCTCTCTGTTAAAAAGCTAGATTGTCCTCTGTTGTGGGCAATGGGTCAGCGGACAAAGTCACTTGTTATAACTAACACATTTATGGACCACATTTTGtctttaataaagaaattttaatttaatttaaaaacaattacataTTAAAGAAGGATTCCCTTCCATTGCATCTTATGATTAATAGGGGGctaacgcaaaattgtagtttttatattgaattgtaATACGTATCTTAGAAACCtgtctaatttttatttaatttcagttgTTTATCGTCACTGTGCTCACCGCAGCAGCATAATGTGACGCGGCATTAGCCATATCTTTTATTCCTTTCTATTTTTCTGACTTTCCGCCacctcaaaattcaaaaacttaaTCAGCAAATAGCACTTGTATAGCAAAGTTAGTGTGCCAATAtcccgctagatggcgctgttccctCCGCGTTGATTCGTAAATCgtggtgttaagatttttcttggattgtataattattatctcATGTTTTAGTATTTCAATCTCAGTAAACCGTTCATCTCGAATAAACAGTCTTCATTGATTTGAACCTACATATAGTTACAGGGACACTATAcattttacaagcaataaaatagctaaaacaacaacaacatacatttatattataaatatgaaatcaaTTACATATTAGAtaatttattagagatgtataacgGCCTCtgaatgtcgaattacacaaaaaaactataataataaaaaatactaaaattctttagagatgcaAGTCTGTGATTGACagatctaaaataatattattatacaactCATCTCAggcggtgagtaaagttgcgcAGTGATTTTTCTAGTAGAAGTATTGAGCTGAGTTTTGGGACTATAAATCGGTTATATGTTACACTTTTACTTACTTGACATAATACAATCAGCTTCATGCAACTAAACCCTCAGCAATTCTGTAGCTAACTATAAATACTTCTAACTACCTATAAACACCCAAGTTAAACAGTAGACCTAGAACCTTATCACTCATCGAGGAAAGTCCGtgttaaatatgtaatatgagTTTTATATATTGACCAATTTTCTTGATCAATCATGATTTCAGGCCTTCGATTTTACGCATTCGACTGTACTAATAGGCCTGATAATTAGCAAATGGATTCGCACAAAGCGCCCGGCAGGTATTGATAACGGTTCACGAGAAGCGCGTGACTCAGATTTATTGGAGAAGGCAAGTGTTTAGTTTAGTTGCTAAGGATGAGAAAGAGACTTATGCCTATTGCTACTTACTTTTATGACTTTTGCTACTTACTAAAACCATAAACCATAGCATGTAAAATGGTACCTCCAGAACcccattatttttgaaatacctatccaacgaGATCCCATAAAAATAATGCTCATTTTATGTGTCGGTACAATTGTAGGGTTTGTACCTCACCCCAAAATATAACGTATGAAAAGTAAAGAGTCGCAATGGATTGTAGGAGTAATGCTCGGCCAAGTCATATCCCATTCTAGCTCCATGTAAAGACTGCAGCACTCTCCGCGCTTTGTATACCATTCCCGGCTACACAAGGTCATAACAACCATGAAATCGCTACTGAGCTACGTCCTTTCGGAGAAGCACTACATCACACATGCCAATAACACGCAACACCTATTCATCTTGTATGAACCTGTCCGAATACGTGTATTTTCGCTTCAGTCTCCAAGACAAACATGTATTCAAACACACCTAAGACGAagagcataataataataactaagccttttattatttaagattaCATTATTAACATTCCATGCATCGATATATTAAttactataaaattatatcataataaactattatttagATTGCATGTTTAATTAGTGCAATGTATAATTTTGATTATCTGTATTTATAGCAATAGAAATAGCATAagacattaatttatattaagtgataaattagttttagtttttttgttttattataataatttcttATGTCTATATTTCTTATACCTAGGTAACTATTGAGCTGTCCATTTTTGGACATAGGCAGGCAGGGCATAGGAGCATAATAATACTAAAGGAGATGTGCCAATAAAAATATCAGCTACATCTCACATCTCCATCACATACAACTTACAGTACGTAAATAAACACTCGGTACCTATAGCATGTAATTTAAACTGACCCACAGCTGCAAACTTTGCACTAATATTACAGCTTGGAGTACCTGCGCCATCGCTctcatttctttcttttttggCTCTCTTAACATACACATATtgtttagaaaaattaaaatgagtatgtatatttttttaatttcacatGCTCTGAAAGGGGGTCATACTTgatctaaaaagtgtgcaaatGTGATACGTTTCTGTGCCTTATAATTAccaagtacatttttttttaaggattttattgaaatttggttttaaatgggttTGTTATACATTTCCCATTGTAACATTTAACTCTTCATTCCATAAATACGGacacttttacctaaatggttcaTTGAAAATACTCTTatgaaatgctataaaaaattaaacttagtcatgtttaagaaaaaaacatgtattttactttcctcgtattctaaatgaaaagttgagtgtttaactcgggtgacaGGCATAATTTCAGCCTTGGACTATTGGCGCCAATGTAACTTGGCAGAAATGAGTGCATTTCATCACTTGGTTAACAATATAATATTGCATATATTTAGTAGTTACTTACCTGCCAATTCATTGTTTCTGAttcgaaaatattaaattagtatACGATTCATTTCATGTCAttggtacataatatattacttGAATGAGGCTACAATACTAACTAGCCTgcttatttttagtttattattaagtattatttttgttttgtattaatAACATATTTACAATAACCTGGTCTACCATAGATACCTACATGTGGTGGCTTGAATTATTTCTAAGCTATCGATCATACCACAATGGTAATACCACATCAATTATTGACAAGGCAAGGCATTCAAACCCCGACTAGACATGCATCATTAAATTTACAAGGAACCAGTATTTTATTGGAATATAGACCTTATCCCAACGGAAGTAGGTTCTCCAAATTAATTGATAGGTGCTGAATTGGTTTCGATTAGGGATATTAATTTCTTGACGTAACGTTGTGAGCTGTGGAGGCTCAAGTGTGAGGTTTGGATTAACAACAAATTCCTTGTCCTTTTGATTGCCATTCTAAATAAAGCGAAGTAGCGTAGAAATGAAATCtgaaatatacctatattttacaGGCCATATCTTCCTTCCAAACACAAGCACCAAAACATTGgcatcacgaaaaaaaatctgaaaacggAGAGCTAAAATCCTAGATCGTCGTCGCATCAGTACACCCGCACAAACTTATCTTAAAAAACAATCGAGCTATATTAGACCTTCTGTCAGTACAATAAGAACTTTAAATAATCAAAGATAAAGTTGTGGACCTGTAACTCACAGAGCATGAATTATTGATGCTCCCACAATGGCGTCTGATATTAAACGATAAATAAACGAGGTGGCTCCATGCCGGAATTTATAATGCGTTTTTAAGACATCTAAAATGGCGATAGAGGATTTTTAAACTGACGAAAATGAATGGTGTCTTTAGTTGGACCAAGTTTTGTGTTTGGTCGCGTCTACTTATTCTGAATCAGCACCATTTTTCCACCAAAATACTTTAGTATCATCAAAGTttgtacaaaaacatatttgatGCAATCAACTGGTTTatgcaaaataattatataggtatctGAATTAATTTTTGCTAGCTGTTTTGTATTAGAGTTTGCATTATGAGTCAAAGAGAAATAGtttgttactttattttacATCGTTTTTATAGCCAACTTGAATTATTAATTACGAATTCAAATCAATTCTTGAATTGGAATTATGTTATCCAACGTACTGTACACACTGTTCGTATCGCTGGTTATTGCTAAAgacaatgaaataatttttcaaataaaacctgaaactttaatcaacacctTTAAGTCGTTGAAAACCTCAGGATATTTTCAAAAACTAGCTGATGAATTTGCGCTTAAAACAGCGGAACAGTTCATTAAACAACTCAAAAATCAGCAAAAGAGCCAAAAGAGGTAAGTAATTTAAGTCGTTATAAATTCTACatgatgtcaaaatattttcataaaaaataaataatattggacAATTTCACACAAGTTGACCCTGCCCCACAGTACTtaagctaaataaggcttgGGATGTGGATACTAAACgacaacatacctacatatatggTAGATATtgttatacatacttaaatacatataagacATAAAAgtatttgtgatgaacacacaaataaatgtccttactaAGGTTTGAAGCcgagatttttttaataccacgtcggtggcaaacgagcatacggcccgcctgatggtaagcagtcaccgtagcctatgggcgcctgcaactccagataaataacatacagttataaaaacaacatgcagcttaagagggaagtatatcacgtactcgtccatacaacaatcagagaaaatgtttttccacgtctaaatattttccgttctccatgatttttttaatgttataaacacaatgaaaaaattggtttataggttttaatttttttccaaatttacaattcaaaaaaatgttttaaagcgaaacctataaacctagaacatattatgctgaagcgatcaacatcaaaatcaaagtgacttgttaagatttagttagaagaaaccgttttctcccgaaatggaaaattcatagaaaaagttCAGTTATTTCGTTacgatcgcaaagctattcttctctcTTAAAGTACGTATTTTACTACCGACGGCATTTGGGCCCTCAACTATAACTTACGGTTATACACGATGGAGCACTTAACACAGATTAATGCAGCCACGTGGTAACTGCAGTGTATCCTCACGTAGTGTTAAATAATTAGACCTCGGTCTTGCACAAAATGCTAGCTTTTTATATACGATTAGGcggatccacacagagcgaacttactgtgtggacccgcctatttatATGATCCGTATATCGTATGTGGCCTGTATTAGCTGGATATGAAAAAGATCGAATGCTTTCTGAACCTGCTGATTTTCACATGAAGCGAATACAAAAAGTATAACCGTATACCGCGTACCCGTGTACTGCGAATATAACCGTATTCTGAACTACTTGTCTACTCAAAAACTAGATAACGTTAATAATCTGTTACATAATCTGAtacaataattaatacaattcctaaacatttttagttttacaaGCACACGAGAACAATTGGATGAATTGCCCAAACCTCTTCAAAGTTCAACTTCAAACAGACTTCGTAAAGCGTCAATAGGTCAAGCGGTATAATAACTACTCAGTAAGTAATAATGAATCGTTTTCTCTTTATCACCTgtgtttacataataaaatatttgtttagaaGCCGCAGCCAGTAATTTTGGACGGCAAAGTGTCTCACGACGACGATGTTCAACGGAGAATTAAAAGCACATCAAAACAAAAAGCCAGCGATAGAGTTTCTTCTGAAGAAAGAAGAAGTGAACAGGTAATGTTGACTCTTATGGAAACGCCTCCACCGGATGGAGATAACTTGGAAAATGAATCAGTCCTCACAGAAGTGGAAGAAAAGAAGACCGAAAATCCTTTGaatttctataaaattaatGGCAAGCATTTTAGAAGATATGATTTCTTCTggaaataaaaaatctatattaaaaaaacttattattattgatatattACCATTAGAACGGGATCGTTTGATTATTCATATTCAAATTTAGATAAGACGGAAACAAGCTAACACTTGCTGCAacttacaaaaattaaatagaacAAAAATCATGTAATAAGATAGACCCACAACGCTTGTTAAGTTACGTAACCAGCCTAGCTTTATCGAAGTAGTTCATCCTCCTATGTTTGGTCCACAGGGTCTGAATGCGCCCACTTTCGACACATGCACATCGCCTCATTAACTTTTATAGACTGCCAATGCAGGCGGGCGCGCGTCGTCGCATCTCGATCTCTTACACGGGCAAGAGAAAAATTGTTGTAAATTGCTATTTATTGGTAATTCGCAAGAACTatgatattcaaaatatttataatacctatttaagTGGTCTGTTAAGTAGAAAAATGTTTGTCGTcagaatatttacaatttttgtCACAATGACAAGTCCCGAGCAAATATTAAGCGGGGAAAGAAGCTTTCAATTGTTCGAGAACATCATATTATGTCCACAAAAGTAGACCCAACTTTATTATTTACCGATTTTAAGCAAATATAGTAAATACAATTATAGCAAATTTAAATAGTAGCaaatttgacgaccgatctgtagtgagtagtgaccctgcctatgaagccgatggccccgggttcgAAACCCGGTATGGGTATACCGgtaatgagcacagatatttgttactgagtcaagggagttttctatgtatagcttagtcaatttgtgtaagagtgtacatatattaatttattattattattcattaaatactTTCAAGGGAcacgtaaattatttatttattttttagttaagAAATTAAGAAGCTCTATTTTAAGGGACTATTCTGAAACTttgcttttaaattaaattgttccCAATCACAATTTAATATTTCTGTACTTAAAATGACTACGTTATACACCTACATTTTTGGCACGGGAACACATGTGCTCTAAATCGGTTTATTCCCGTGCCGTCATATAATGGTAACGTTACATTAGCACTCACTATATCGAATTACGCCCTCATAACGGCCAGCGCATAATATTTTACGAGTGCTCCGATAGGCGAATCAAATTCCGAAAGTCTTTGTAGCTCCTTTATGGCATTCTTATTTAATATGTCGCAGCGATCGCCCTTTGTTTTCTTATTCTGTTTATTGGTTTGTGATATGACCGAATGGACTTGATCGAATTTAAGTATGGTCATAGTCTGTTTAGTATGCTGAGATAATCGTGATTTTGCTCGTCTATCTTGCAGCGCAGTTTTATGTAGCTAGTTCAAATACTAACCGGGCAagagagttttattttatacattttagtaCATACATCAAGTCAGTACTACATATAAACAATGGTTTATAACTATTACATTAACTATTCCGTTACGCTATCGATTTGAAGTATCTTTATGTACCTTTACGAATTATAAGTCGCAATCAAAATATTACAGGGTACCTAGCCCAACATTGGTTCAAACGTCTAGATTTCTAGAGAAATGCCTAAAGAtacaaaatatcttaaaataaacgTTGAAAGCATTACATTCTTAAATTCATGAGTAagaatattgtttattaaattcTCAAAGATTTACAGATGGGAAGTTAACTTCTAACATTACAACTCAAGAATTCCGAAAATTATGACATCACGTCAGCCTTAAAATTAAACACGAAATATTTTTACGAGACACTTTTATTAAAACACCTCTTAACATTCGAATGACAAAATTAAAttccaaatttaattttataacgcATTCATTGAGCATACTTCTCGAGGGAGCTAAGGCGTTTTATAAGGACGTCTTTAGAGAGCAACGACCGAAAAATGTCTGTATTTTAAATcgtttattgtaaattttaatgcAATTTAACTGGTATGCATCAGACTCAAAGATCGAGCTTGAATCGTAAAGAATTTTAATCTTAAAGTGGTATTGAGAATGTTTAATACCAGTACTAGTATGATTATAAATCTATAGTTGTCTCAATAACCTGTGATCTATTCGACTCGGTAAAGCGAGAGATGCATCGTGGCTCCCATTTTACGAAAAGTTCACTTTTCTCATAATTTTACCATAAATTAGCGATAGTTATAATGTGTCATTCTGACATGCCAAATAAAGACAACTTGTTTGTAAATTGCATCCAAACCTCAGaataaaaatcctttttttattCTGGCCATGCCAACCCGCATAGTGTGACTAGCAGTCGCAAACCAGTTAAAACCTACGTGTAGACGAATTTTACGCCAAAAATCACTGGCCGCACTGGCTTAACGgttgaaaaatgaaaaacaattcCAATTTGGAACGTCAAGCGTCACTGGAACGTAAAACATCTTAACAGTAGGTCTACTCTATACAAAACTCCCCTCAAGCTAAATTGCGATTGCGTATGTAAGTAAAATTGGTAGATTTGGGCTTCAAAACAAAGAGAAGTCATTCTCGTAAAATGTAAATTCTTAACGTATATTAGCTCTCGCACTGAAATActgaattagtttacaatattttatttatcttgagtttacaacaattaaaactaaaagatcggTTTAGAtatccttaatatctaataCGTAATAATACGAACACATACACGTTATAATatgaataacattttttttatcatcacACTCCGTGATTGTTGAGTAATTTAGGGTCTTAGCTAAATTagttattcaatatttatttacgctATGGAATGTCCAATTTAGCTAAAATCCTAAATGGCTCAATAACCACAGAGCGTGACTGTACATCGAACATCCAACGAGAAGAACGTATGTCTATAGAAAACAGCGAGAAAATTAATTTGACGATTCTTTAATCGATAATTCTTTGTTATTATTGATCCTGCTAATAAGTAAGGTTACTAGAGGAGGAAATTACCAATTGTATTTCGTTATTTTCGTTCTTCTGTATAACCTGTATTATTATGTGCGCCGTTTGAATTTAGAAGCGATGTGTGCGCGTCGAGGCGTCAGCGTGGCGGAGCGGGCATCCAGGGGGACGCGTCGTAGGAATTTCCAAAATCGAATTTCGAATGTTAGCCCACCATGTTTAATTTTTGGTCGGCTGATATTTCAGAGATACTAAAAGCGAACAACTATCAAAATATTattgatatataattataaaacatacAATTAATTAAAGGCACGAAATTATTGAAGGGATggttaatgttatttaaaaaccGGCTTGTATACGAAAATTTGTGAAGAGTTTTCATTGAGCTTTGCTATTGCGCCTCGATTGATAAGCAAATCACTACTATCCCATGTAAAAACCTGTAACTGTGTACGACCATCCTTGAAGTCAAATTAATCTTAACAAAATTCTTTGACATTAAGGCAAatcatattttcattttatcgCAAAGTAACTGAGATTCTTTTATTTGTTCAAACTCTTAACCAAATTTTTGTAACGATGTTGGGCGAGGAATTGAATATGCCACCTGAATGGCACTTTATATGCGCAGTAAATCATATTAAAACAGtaagcatgttttttttttcataatatgtaCGATATACTACTACATTCAGCGACAGACAGAAAGAGGTGGCGgcaaattgtcaaagagaagcTGTTCCCTAGAAGTGGCCACGACCCTCTgtgatgaggaaaccgatgcaaggaGGAGGATGTTATTTTAGTCAGTTCGAACCGAAATTTTGTCTGatattacttactaatataattcaatattaattaggtacaggTACGAAATTGTGGAAATGTCAGTTTACCGTTTACTTGAGTAACGTATATTATTCTTAGTAAAAGCATTTTTGACGATGTACTGTTTGGGAAATGTGTTCTGGGCACACGATGTATTACAGCGCCCGCTCGAGCGTCAAATTGCGCGCTCGTTGTTTGTAATAAACTCGATATTTCGCCGGAGTCATGCCGAGATTAAGCCTTCACTCTCCTGAAATACATGGTTAGCAAATTATGAATGCCATATCTTCAGTAAACAAGATTGTTGCCATAAGCATATCATGTTGTAAACAATATAGATATAGTTTATGATAGGAAACAATCACCATTGGATATTTTGTAGTGAATACCATGAACGACTCTATATGAAACATTTCCTATTGGTcgaatttcattttataaacatTTCATCAGCACGTTATTTTCCTGTAACTTTCCTTTCACGTGACTACAACAGTTACAAAGTACCTAAGTACGAATAAGCAGCTTTCTTTAAACCGCTTATCATTATAACGGGGGAGCATTGTGTACTTTGTAAAGTGCACTTTGGAACTGGTTAAGTATTAGGTAATCTATTGGCATAAACAGAGTTTTGCGTTGCTCTTTCTGATTTACGGGTAAATCTGTGAAGTACCAGGAATGTGTTATCCTCTGTatctgtatttataattaaatgagaTCGTTAATGTTAAGTTTAaacaaatttccgcaaattttgacAATTTCATCTGTTATTTTCgttaggttttattttttgttagcaATCggtgtttgaaaataaaatgatgtAATTAAGAGAGTAAAATGGGGAAATAAGTAACAAACTCATTGTGcaaaacttcctgcctcgcttAGCGAAACTGTGGAATAAATTGCCGCTTGCGGTATTTTCGgatcgatacgaccttcaaaccttcaagaaaagagcgtcctcccatcttaaataccagcaacgcacttaaaacccctttggtgttgcaggtgtccatgggcgacggtaatcgcttaccatcaggcgattcgtctgctcgtttacctcctGTATACCTATTTCAACATCtttaaattactaattatttgACCCTTTTTAGTTCTATGTGATATCTGAAGTAACGTACctagtacctatttatatttttgtgtatagtaac
This portion of the Cydia pomonella isolate Wapato2018A chromosome 7, ilCydPomo1, whole genome shotgun sequence genome encodes:
- the LOC133519451 gene encoding uncharacterized protein LOC133519451; translation: MLSNVLYTLFVSLVIAKDNEIIFQIKPETLINTFKSLKTSGYFQKLADEFALKTAEQFIKQLKNQQKSQKSFTSTREQLDELPKPLQSSTSNRLRKASIGQAKPQPVILDGKVSHDDDVQRRIKSTSKQKASDRVSSEERRSEQVMLTLMETPPPDGDNLENESVLTEVEEKKTENPLNFYKINGKHFRRYDFFWK